A genomic segment from Modestobacter roseus encodes:
- a CDS encoding response regulator: protein MTSGTGEAATTPVRVFLLDDHEIVRRGVADVLETDPGITVVGEAKNAAEALARVPALRPDVAVLDVRLPDGDGVSVCRELRSKMPDLKVIMLTSYSDDEALFEAIMAGASGYLLKQILGQDLVAGVRTVAAGGSLLDPTAAAAVMERMRRAAEPAGPLAKLSDQERTVLELIGEGLTNRQIGERMFLAEKTVKNYVSHLLAKLGLERRTQAAILATELRGRPGAAP, encoded by the coding sequence GTGACCAGTGGAACGGGGGAGGCGGCGACCACCCCGGTGCGGGTGTTCCTGCTCGACGACCACGAGATCGTCCGGCGCGGCGTCGCCGACGTGCTGGAGACCGACCCGGGGATCACCGTGGTGGGCGAGGCGAAGAACGCCGCCGAGGCACTGGCCCGGGTGCCGGCGCTGCGTCCGGACGTCGCGGTGCTCGACGTGCGGCTGCCGGACGGCGACGGCGTCAGCGTCTGCCGCGAGCTCCGCTCCAAGATGCCCGACCTCAAGGTCATCATGCTGACCAGCTACAGCGACGACGAGGCGCTCTTCGAGGCGATCATGGCCGGCGCCTCCGGCTACCTGCTCAAGCAGATCCTCGGCCAGGACCTGGTCGCCGGGGTGCGCACGGTCGCTGCCGGGGGGTCGCTGCTCGACCCGACGGCGGCTGCGGCGGTGATGGAGCGCATGCGCCGGGCCGCCGAGCCGGCCGGGCCGCTGGCGAAGCTCAGCGACCAGGAGCGCACCGTGCTGGAGCTGATCGGGGAGGGGCTCACCAACCGGCAGATCGGTGAGCGGATGTTCCTGGCCGAGAAGACCGTCAAGAACTACGTGTCGCACCTGCTGGCCAAGCTGGGGCTCGAACGGCGCACCCAGGCGGCGATCCTCGCCACCGAGCTCCGCGGCCGCCCCGGCGCAGCGCCCTGA
- a CDS encoding CBS domain-containing protein — protein MQARDLMTRDVVTVPPGATARQAAELMARNGWAALPVVDATGAVVGIVAEADVLRSRLPQDPRLHMVREPEHAAPPMQVQGVMTSPVVTVPATADVADVARLFVDRQLRSAPVVDGERLVGILSRRDLLRTLVRLDEDVAADVLRLVEAYTGELEGWWVTATDGVVAVGRTDRSRPPAGDGTGDPAVLTRALATLARTVPGVVAVSVDLGSADPGPG, from the coding sequence GTGCAGGCCAGGGACCTGATGACCCGGGACGTGGTGACCGTGCCGCCGGGTGCGACGGCGCGGCAGGCCGCCGAGCTCATGGCCCGCAACGGCTGGGCGGCGCTGCCGGTCGTCGACGCGACGGGCGCGGTCGTCGGCATCGTCGCCGAGGCCGACGTGCTGCGCAGTCGACTGCCCCAGGACCCGCGACTGCACATGGTGCGCGAGCCGGAGCACGCCGCGCCACCGATGCAGGTCCAGGGCGTGATGACCTCCCCGGTGGTGACCGTGCCGGCCACCGCCGACGTCGCCGACGTGGCCCGGCTCTTCGTCGACCGGCAGCTGCGCAGTGCCCCGGTCGTCGACGGGGAGCGGCTGGTCGGCATCCTCAGCCGCCGCGACCTGCTGCGCACGCTGGTGCGGCTCGACGAGGACGTCGCTGCCGATGTGCTGCGCCTGGTCGAGGCCTACACGGGCGAACTCGAGGGCTGGTGGGTGACGGCGACCGACGGTGTCGTCGCCGTGGGCCGCACCGACCGCAGCAGGCCGCCCGCCGGTGACGGCACCGGTGACCCTGCGGTGCTGACCCGGGCACTGGCCACCCTGGCGCGGACCGTCCCCGGGGTCGTCGCCGTCAGCGTCGACCTGGGCAGCGCGGACCCCGGCCCCGGCTGA
- a CDS encoding class III extradiol dioxygenase family protein, with translation MAEVIWGLATSHVPSIGAAMDREKTQDDNWKPLFDGYQPAREWLAEHKPDVAIVIYNDHANGIDLDIVPTFGIGTAERYPVADEGFGQRPVPEVVGHPELSLHLLENLVDDGFDLTVFQELEVDHGLTVPLSVWTPEPGDAWPCPVVPLLVNVIQYPQPTAARCYALGKALGRAIRNFPEDITVGVLGTGGMSHQLAGARAGFINSDFDRRFLAEIQSDPAKLAALSREDYVRLAGSEGIEMIMWLIMRGALDDDITRVHDTYFVAASNTAAALALFENKADSRALQPA, from the coding sequence ATGGCCGAGGTGATCTGGGGGCTGGCGACGTCGCACGTGCCGTCCATCGGCGCGGCGATGGACCGCGAGAAGACCCAGGACGACAACTGGAAGCCGCTGTTCGACGGCTACCAGCCGGCCCGTGAGTGGCTGGCGGAGCACAAGCCCGACGTCGCGATCGTGATCTACAACGACCACGCGAACGGCATCGACCTGGACATCGTGCCGACGTTCGGCATCGGCACCGCCGAGCGCTACCCGGTGGCCGACGAGGGCTTCGGTCAGCGTCCGGTGCCCGAGGTGGTCGGCCACCCCGAGCTCTCCCTGCACCTGCTGGAGAACCTGGTCGACGACGGCTTCGACCTCACCGTCTTCCAGGAGCTCGAGGTCGACCACGGCCTGACCGTGCCGCTGTCGGTGTGGACGCCGGAGCCCGGTGACGCCTGGCCGTGCCCGGTCGTGCCGTTGCTGGTCAACGTCATCCAGTACCCGCAGCCGACCGCCGCGCGCTGCTACGCGCTGGGCAAGGCGCTCGGCCGGGCCATCCGCAACTTCCCCGAGGACATCACGGTCGGGGTGCTCGGCACCGGCGGCATGTCCCACCAGCTCGCGGGGGCGCGGGCGGGGTTCATCAACTCCGACTTCGACCGCCGGTTCCTGGCGGAGATCCAGTCCGACCCGGCGAAGCTGGCCGCGCTGTCCCGGGAGGACTACGTCCGGCTGGCCGGCTCCGAGGGCATCGAGATGATCATGTGGCTGATCATGCGCGGTGCGCTGGACGACGACATCACGCGGGTGCACGACACCTACTTCGTGGCGGCGTCGAACACCGCGGCAGCGCTGGCCCTGTTCGAGAACAAGGCCGACAGCAGGGCCCTCCAGCCGGCCTGA
- a CDS encoding flavodoxin domain-containing protein: MPTQAPRTPHPAHGTNGEGRSRVLVAVASRHGATAEIAEELARVLRAASPTLVVQILPVERAGDPADHDAVVLGSAVYAGRWLAPARDYAARHAAALRGRPVWLFSSGPIGAPPFPPDDPHDAAPLLRSLTAREHRVFPGRLDPARLGLAERAVVTAMRAPVGDSRDWPAVRAWAEQIAAELAPRPVRGNG, translated from the coding sequence ATGCCGACGCAGGCCCCGCGCACCCCCCACCCGGCGCACGGCACGAACGGCGAGGGCAGATCCCGGGTGCTCGTCGCGGTCGCCAGCAGGCACGGGGCGACGGCCGAGATCGCCGAGGAGCTGGCCCGGGTGCTGCGGGCCGCGTCGCCCACCCTGGTCGTGCAGATCCTGCCGGTGGAACGGGCCGGCGACCCGGCCGACCACGACGCGGTGGTGCTCGGCAGCGCGGTCTACGCCGGCCGCTGGCTGGCGCCCGCCCGGGACTACGCCGCCCGGCACGCCGCGGCGCTGCGCGGACGCCCGGTCTGGCTGTTCAGCAGCGGGCCGATCGGGGCGCCGCCGTTCCCGCCGGACGACCCGCACGACGCGGCCCCGCTGCTGCGCTCGCTCACCGCCCGGGAGCACCGGGTGTTCCCGGGCCGCCTCGACCCCGCGCGGCTGGGCCTGGCGGAGCGGGCGGTGGTGACCGCGATGCGGGCTCCCGTCGGTGACTCCCGGGACTGGCCCGCCGTCCGGGCCTGGGCGGAGCAGATCGCCGCCGAGCTCGCCCCGCGGCCCGTCCGCGGCAACGGCTGA
- the ligA gene encoding protocatechuate 4,5-dioxygenase subunit alpha has protein sequence MSTDQTSAPPRPKIDVPGTPIFDGATSRRGFKMNKLFMSLRTKEARDRFLSDEPAYCAEFGLTPEQTTAVTERDWQAMIDLGGSIFYVYKLAMMDGRSMQYLGGVFTGMTEDEFKAALAAGGRS, from the coding sequence ATGAGCACCGACCAGACCAGCGCACCACCCCGGCCGAAGATCGACGTGCCGGGTACGCCGATCTTCGACGGCGCCACCAGCCGGCGCGGGTTCAAGATGAACAAGCTGTTCATGAGCCTGCGCACCAAGGAGGCCCGGGACCGCTTCCTGTCCGACGAGCCCGCCTACTGCGCGGAGTTCGGGCTCACCCCCGAGCAGACGACGGCGGTCACCGAGCGCGACTGGCAGGCGATGATCGACCTCGGCGGCAGCATCTTCTACGTCTACAAGCTCGCCATGATGGACGGGCGCTCCATGCAGTACCTCGGCGGTGTGTTCACCGGCATGACCGAGGACGAGTTCAAGGCGGCGCTCGCCGCGGGAGGGCGGTCCTGA
- a CDS encoding universal stress protein, with the protein MHPQSTAPVVAGVDGSVPAAEAARAAAAEAGRRGAPLHLVRAFSWPATQPAGLPAGVDARAAARRSAAADLERLRASLGGRLPGDQVRAELVDGTAADVLRAASASASLVVVGAVGLTWGATSLGTSLGTVAEEVVATSAAPVLVHRRTGGGLPCHGVVAGVDGEPGTVDVLAAAAREAIDRGEPLEVVHAWRQLTDDAVRSLRWRLDPDATDRSERAGVEAAVAELRTAHPELEVEAVVVPGRAGQVLVGRSQGASLVVIGRPTPVPDTLNATVHSVVHRAPTAVLVVPVPAVPREARSPLTAAGRSRQG; encoded by the coding sequence ATGCACCCGCAGTCCACCGCACCCGTCGTCGCAGGGGTCGACGGCTCCGTCCCCGCCGCCGAGGCCGCGCGCGCCGCGGCGGCCGAGGCCGGCCGGCGCGGCGCACCCCTGCACCTGGTCCGCGCCTTCAGCTGGCCCGCGACCCAGCCGGCCGGGCTGCCGGCCGGCGTCGACGCACGGGCGGCGGCCCGCCGGTCGGCCGCCGCCGACCTGGAGCGCCTGCGCGCCTCGCTGGGCGGCCGGCTCCCCGGGGACCAGGTGCGCGCGGAACTGGTCGACGGCACCGCCGCCGACGTGCTGCGCGCCGCCTCGGCCTCCGCCTCGCTCGTCGTCGTCGGCGCGGTCGGCCTCACCTGGGGAGCCACCTCGCTCGGGACGTCGCTGGGCACCGTCGCCGAGGAGGTCGTCGCGACGTCCGCGGCACCGGTGCTGGTGCACCGCCGCACCGGCGGCGGGCTGCCCTGCCACGGCGTCGTCGCCGGCGTCGACGGCGAGCCGGGGACGGTGGACGTGCTGGCCGCCGCGGCTCGCGAGGCGATCGACCGCGGTGAGCCGCTGGAGGTGGTGCACGCCTGGCGGCAGCTGACCGACGACGCGGTGCGGTCGCTGCGCTGGCGGCTGGACCCGGACGCCACCGACCGCAGCGAGCGAGCCGGGGTGGAGGCCGCGGTCGCCGAGCTGCGCACCGCGCACCCGGAGCTGGAGGTCGAGGCGGTGGTGGTGCCCGGCCGGGCGGGCCAGGTGCTGGTCGGCCGGTCCCAGGGCGCGAGCCTGGTGGTGATCGGCCGCCCCACCCCGGTCCCGGACACCCTCAACGCCACGGTGCACTCGGTGGTCCACCGGGCGCCCACCGCCGTGCTGGTGGTGCCGGTGCCGGCCGTGCCGCGGGAGGCACGGTCACCGCTGACCGCGGCCGGGAGGTCGCGACAGGGGTGA
- a CDS encoding pyridoxamine 5'-phosphate oxidase family protein yields the protein MSPTGAGREPEALRAPECLRLLGTRDVGRIAFTAGALPVLQPVSYLLSGQELLVPVDARSELADAARAAVLALQVDDVDADGRTGWDVTVLGPSRLVHDPDQVARLDRWGVRPWFPATRHCYVMLRAATLSGRRLRTGPAPRPSTGTTSVPIWAR from the coding sequence GTGTCCCCCACCGGCGCCGGCCGCGAGCCCGAGGCGCTCCGGGCGCCCGAGTGCCTGCGTCTGCTGGGCACCCGGGACGTCGGGCGCATCGCGTTCACCGCGGGCGCCCTGCCGGTGCTCCAGCCGGTCAGCTACCTGCTGTCCGGGCAGGAGCTCCTCGTGCCGGTGGACGCCCGCAGCGAGCTGGCCGACGCGGCCCGGGCCGCCGTGCTCGCCCTCCAGGTCGACGACGTCGACGCCGACGGTCGGACCGGCTGGGACGTGACGGTGCTCGGCCCGTCGCGCCTGGTGCACGACCCGGACCAGGTCGCCCGGCTGGACCGCTGGGGGGTGCGCCCGTGGTTCCCCGCCACGCGGCACTGCTACGTGATGCTGCGCGCCGCGACCCTGTCCGGCCGACGGCTGCGCACGGGCCCGGCCCCCCGGCCTTCCACCGGAACCACGTCAGTGCCAATCTGGGCGAGATGA
- a CDS encoding acetate kinase, translating into MEQQPGVVLTLNVGSSSLRAAVRDPRALLRLHVRDLHETGGELAAVGPGDRQEHRHLPGGWRAALPAVADALTGRGLDPAVVVHRIVLGSQLLTRPRRADDALLARLHGEVRRAPLHLPRQLAVVDEARRLWPRAVVVLCPDGGFHAGLPDEAVALPLPAGDRATGLRRWGFHGLAVQSVVQTVPDLGDAVVVHLGSGCSVTAVSGGRSRHTTMALSPAGGVPSLTRSGDLDPEVVLQLVEARDGDVAAVRTLLNQQSGVRGLSGGRSDVRALLADGDPAADLALRVWVRDVAMAVAGAVTTLTDWRTVVFSGGIGTGSAEVRERVCARLLPLRPGAAAAPGAPSEQLGAAGVRVLTVPVDEEAVLDGLARQLLDASPARR; encoded by the coding sequence GTGGAGCAGCAACCCGGCGTCGTGCTGACGCTCAACGTGGGGTCGTCGTCGCTCAGGGCGGCGGTGCGAGACCCGCGGGCCCTGCTGCGGCTGCACGTGCGGGACCTGCACGAGACCGGCGGGGAGCTGGCGGCGGTGGGCCCGGGGGACCGGCAGGAACACCGGCACCTGCCCGGCGGATGGCGCGCTGCCCTCCCCGCGGTGGCCGACGCGCTCACCGGGCGCGGGCTGGACCCGGCGGTGGTCGTGCACCGGATCGTGCTCGGCAGCCAGCTGCTGACCCGGCCGCGCCGGGCCGACGACGCCCTGCTGGCCCGGCTGCACGGCGAAGTGCGCCGGGCGCCGCTGCACCTGCCGCGCCAGCTCGCGGTGGTCGACGAGGCCCGCCGGCTCTGGCCGCGGGCGGTGGTGGTGCTGTGCCCCGACGGCGGATTCCACGCCGGCCTGCCCGACGAGGCGGTGGCGCTGCCGCTGCCGGCCGGCGACCGCGCCACCGGGCTGCGGCGCTGGGGGTTCCACGGGCTGGCCGTGCAGAGCGTGGTGCAGACGGTGCCCGACCTCGGGGACGCCGTCGTCGTGCACCTGGGCAGTGGGTGCAGCGTCACGGCCGTCAGCGGTGGCCGCTCGCGGCACACGACCATGGCGCTGAGCCCCGCCGGTGGCGTCCCGTCGCTGACCCGCAGCGGGGACCTCGACCCCGAGGTGGTCCTGCAGCTGGTCGAGGCCCGCGACGGCGACGTCGCCGCGGTGCGGACGCTGCTCAACCAGCAGTCCGGGGTGCGGGGCCTCTCGGGCGGACGCAGTGACGTGCGCGCACTGCTGGCCGACGGCGACCCCGCCGCCGACCTGGCGCTGCGGGTGTGGGTCCGGGACGTGGCGATGGCGGTCGCCGGGGCCGTGACGACGCTGACCGACTGGCGGACGGTGGTGTTCAGCGGCGGCATCGGCACCGGCTCGGCAGAGGTCCGGGAGCGGGTCTGCGCCCGGCTGCTCCCGCTGCGGCCGGGGGCCGCGGCGGCACCGGGCGCGCCCAGCGAGCAGCTCGGAGCAGCCGGGGTGCGGGTGCTGACCGTGCCGGTCGACGAGGAGGCGGTGCTCGACGGCCTCGCCCGCCAGCTCCTCGACGCGTCGCCGGCCCGCCGCTGA
- a CDS encoding pyridoxamine 5'-phosphate oxidase family protein — MTDRVLEELSDAECRRLLATAAIGRIAYTEGALPAIQPVSFAVVGAEVVIPTRRGSKVAAASRGAVVAFEVDEHDRTDRTGWNVTVVGASRLITDPVEVAALDVTGARAWAPADEPCYVAIGMTLLRGRRISLGTARPSADTAVSA, encoded by the coding sequence GTGACCGATCGCGTCCTCGAAGAGCTCAGTGACGCGGAGTGCCGGCGTCTGCTGGCGACCGCGGCCATCGGGCGGATCGCCTACACCGAGGGGGCGCTGCCGGCGATCCAGCCGGTGTCCTTCGCCGTCGTCGGAGCGGAGGTCGTCATCCCCACCCGACGTGGCAGCAAGGTCGCCGCGGCGAGCCGGGGTGCGGTCGTCGCCTTCGAGGTCGACGAGCACGACCGCACCGACCGCACGGGCTGGAACGTCACCGTCGTGGGCGCCTCCCGGCTGATCACCGACCCGGTGGAGGTCGCGGCGCTGGACGTGACCGGCGCCCGCGCCTGGGCGCCGGCCGACGAGCCCTGCTACGTGGCGATCGGGATGACCCTGCTGCGCGGCCGCCGCATCTCGCTGGGCACCGCGCGGCCCTCGGCCGACACCGCCGTCAGCGCCTGA
- a CDS encoding endo-1,4-beta-xylanase — translation MRQRRLVGGAAMLGLVAGAGVVAAPAAAAAPTTVHSTGFETGTDGWFGRGDAAVAVSTDEARTGEASLAVTGRSQNWHGAGLDARPFMPAGQYTIEGWVKLPAGAGSDQVSLSVARTPEGGAASYDSVAYQVAVSDGGWTKLSGSYEFAGGVSQLEPYFESPDATQDFFLDDVTIVGEAAAPQEPGTVAPLATDFEDGLQGWGPRGDALVERTTSDAHSGSASLLATNRLQNWQGPAIDVTRNLAVGQTVQVTVWAKLAPGQGSASLRASIQRDRGTQTNYENIGGASAVVTDAEWTRLRGTYTLGAPIDSAQLYVEGDAGKSFLIDDVTVAPFAETPIQDVPALQDVLGAQGFEHVGVAIDSRETVGRAAQLVTKHYGAITPENDGKPEVVQPTEGTFDFTNLDRLLDFADATGTDVYGHVLAWHSQTPAWFFRDGDRNLTSSPADQAILRARLEAHIKGIADHIDARYPDGDSPIWAWDVVNEVIADGDNANPHDMRDSRWFQVLGEQFVDEAFRLADRYFPEAELFINDYNTEMPEKRADYLDLVRSLIQRDVPIDGVGHQVHVDFARPVEWVGDSLAGVERLSAETGRPLLQAITELDVSDSKENNGADVSNGTVPQHSPAYADDADAAAELGYYWRDLFEVFRDHSDSLESVTVWGISNARSWLRTWPAARPWEQPTPFDDDLQVTPAYWGIVDPSRLPARPADVSPPRIAAKDPVLATSTGVTGAEVTYTPPVTGDTRDGAIVPTCDTPSGALFPIGTTTVTCTATDRAGNVATPGRFDVVVTPPATTTRLYQQINNGPVVRANAKQTVQLVVQFGNRGKGVLLGDTFQYSCTQTAGAPMSLELAPGSARQVGNRDYPAGQNANFTLRGKPTQVGTASFDCTLSMTDALGAPVTATTSVTIDVRK, via the coding sequence ATGAGACAACGACGTCTGGTCGGCGGGGCAGCGATGCTCGGCCTGGTGGCGGGGGCCGGCGTGGTCGCCGCGCCCGCGGCTGCCGCAGCACCCACCACGGTGCACAGCACCGGCTTCGAGACCGGGACCGACGGCTGGTTCGGCCGCGGTGACGCGGCCGTCGCCGTCAGCACCGACGAGGCCCGCACGGGCGAGGCCAGCCTCGCCGTCACCGGCCGCAGCCAGAACTGGCACGGCGCCGGCCTCGACGCCCGGCCGTTCATGCCGGCCGGCCAGTACACGATCGAGGGCTGGGTCAAGCTGCCTGCCGGCGCGGGCAGCGACCAGGTGTCGCTGAGCGTGGCCCGCACCCCGGAGGGCGGTGCCGCCTCCTACGACTCCGTGGCCTACCAGGTCGCGGTCTCCGACGGCGGCTGGACCAAGCTCAGCGGCAGCTACGAGTTCGCCGGCGGCGTCAGCCAGCTGGAGCCGTACTTCGAGAGCCCCGACGCCACCCAGGACTTCTTCCTCGACGACGTCACGATCGTCGGCGAGGCGGCGGCGCCGCAGGAGCCGGGCACCGTGGCCCCGCTGGCCACCGACTTCGAGGACGGGCTGCAGGGCTGGGGCCCGCGCGGTGACGCCCTGGTCGAGCGCACCACCAGCGACGCGCACAGCGGCTCCGCCAGCCTGCTGGCCACCAACCGGCTGCAGAACTGGCAGGGCCCGGCCATCGACGTCACCCGCAACCTGGCCGTCGGCCAGACCGTGCAGGTGACCGTCTGGGCCAAGCTGGCGCCCGGCCAGGGGTCGGCGTCGCTGCGTGCGTCGATCCAGCGCGACCGCGGCACGCAGACGAACTACGAGAACATCGGCGGCGCCAGCGCGGTCGTCACCGACGCCGAGTGGACCCGGCTGCGGGGCACCTACACCCTCGGCGCGCCGATCGACTCGGCGCAGCTCTACGTCGAGGGCGACGCCGGGAAGAGCTTCCTGATCGACGACGTGACCGTCGCGCCGTTCGCCGAGACCCCGATCCAGGACGTCCCGGCCCTGCAGGACGTGCTCGGCGCCCAGGGCTTCGAGCACGTGGGCGTGGCCATCGACTCCCGCGAGACCGTGGGCCGCGCCGCGCAGCTGGTCACCAAGCACTACGGCGCGATCACCCCGGAGAACGACGGCAAGCCCGAGGTCGTGCAGCCCACCGAGGGGACGTTCGACTTCACCAACCTCGACCGCCTGCTGGACTTCGCCGACGCCACCGGGACCGACGTCTACGGCCACGTGCTCGCCTGGCACTCGCAGACCCCGGCCTGGTTCTTCAGGGACGGCGACCGCAACCTGACCAGCAGCCCGGCCGACCAGGCGATCCTGCGCGCCCGGCTCGAGGCGCACATCAAGGGGATCGCCGACCACATCGACGCCCGCTACCCCGACGGGGACTCCCCGATCTGGGCCTGGGACGTGGTCAACGAGGTCATCGCCGACGGCGACAACGCCAACCCGCACGACATGCGGGACAGCCGCTGGTTCCAGGTGCTCGGCGAGCAGTTCGTCGACGAGGCCTTCCGGCTCGCCGACCGGTACTTCCCCGAGGCCGAGCTGTTCATCAACGACTACAACACCGAGATGCCGGAGAAGCGCGCCGACTACCTGGACCTGGTGCGCAGCCTGATCCAGCGCGACGTGCCGATCGACGGCGTCGGGCACCAGGTGCACGTGGACTTCGCCCGCCCGGTGGAGTGGGTCGGTGACTCCCTCGCCGGCGTGGAGCGGCTCAGCGCCGAGACCGGCCGCCCGCTGCTGCAGGCGATCACCGAGCTCGACGTCAGCGACTCCAAGGAGAACAACGGCGCCGACGTCAGCAACGGCACCGTGCCGCAGCACTCGCCGGCCTACGCCGACGACGCCGACGCGGCCGCCGAGCTCGGCTACTACTGGCGGGACCTGTTCGAGGTGTTCCGGGACCACTCGGACTCCCTCGAGTCGGTGACCGTGTGGGGGATCAGCAACGCGCGCAGCTGGCTGCGCACGTGGCCGGCCGCCCGCCCGTGGGAGCAGCCGACCCCGTTCGACGACGACCTGCAGGTCACCCCGGCCTACTGGGGCATCGTCGACCCGAGCCGGCTGCCGGCCCGCCCGGCGGACGTCTCGCCGCCGCGGATCGCCGCCAAGGACCCGGTGCTGGCCACCTCCACCGGCGTCACCGGTGCCGAGGTGACCTACACCCCGCCGGTCACCGGGGACACCCGGGACGGTGCGATCGTGCCGACCTGCGACACGCCGTCGGGCGCGCTGTTCCCGATCGGCACCACGACGGTCACCTGCACCGCCACCGACCGGGCGGGCAACGTCGCCACCCCGGGCCGGTTCGACGTGGTGGTCACCCCGCCGGCGACCACGACGCGGCTGTACCAGCAGATCAACAACGGGCCGGTCGTGCGGGCGAACGCGAAGCAGACGGTCCAGCTGGTCGTGCAGTTCGGCAACAGGGGGAAGGGCGTGCTGCTGGGCGACACCTTCCAGTACTCCTGCACCCAGACGGCCGGCGCGCCGATGAGCCTGGAGCTGGCCCCCGGGTCGGCCCGCCAGGTCGGCAACCGCGACTACCCGGCCGGGCAGAACGCCAACTTCACCCTGCGCGGCAAGCCCACGCAGGTCGGGACGGCGTCGTTCGACTGCACCCTGTCGATGACCGACGCCCTCGGGGCGCCGGTGACCGCGACCACCTCGGTCACCATCGACGTCCGGAAGTGA
- a CDS encoding GAF domain-containing protein, whose translation MTSRTPHPDATGPAPAAPSPLAGMRLTELLGEVQERLAAVARSQERVQDLLDAFLSVSSGLDLDATLRQIVEAATGLVDARYGALGVLRPGGGLGAFITVGIDAELAARMGHLPEGKGVLGQLITDSHPLRITDLGTHPASVGMPAHHPPMRSFLGVPVLVRGEVFGNLYMTEKRTHTTDEREGAFTAEDEAVLTALAGAAGIAIDNARLYAEGEVRRRWLTAVADVRAALLGGLSPEASFQLVVDRVAELTDADGTWLVRAADDAERFRVEAQRGAELEDLTGTTLGVADSPVLAAVAGADGVVTLDLTGVDYRGPNAHVAWGPSLAVPLRGADSQTAVVIACRRGGRDPFDPALGPLISSFADQVALALDMAVRQQVARQLDVYEDRDRIARDLHDHVIQRLFAAGLSLQAATGRVRDVAVQQRLRGVIDQLDETVRDIRTTIFDLHTTDGGNQQDSLRRRVLDIVTAGAGDDLHPTVRMSGAVDALVTGELAVDVEAVVREGVSNAARHSGARHVTVTLDVADDVVLEVLDDGRGIAPTVARSGLRNLQERAGRWGGDSAVEALPDGGTRLRWCAPLPVPGRG comes from the coding sequence ATGACCAGCCGCACGCCCCACCCCGACGCCACCGGCCCCGCGCCGGCGGCCCCCTCACCCCTGGCCGGGATGCGACTGACCGAGCTGCTGGGTGAGGTGCAGGAGCGGCTGGCTGCCGTGGCCCGGTCCCAGGAGCGGGTGCAGGACCTGCTCGACGCCTTCCTCAGCGTCTCCAGCGGCCTGGACCTCGACGCCACCCTCCGCCAGATCGTGGAGGCGGCCACCGGGCTGGTCGACGCGCGGTACGGCGCACTGGGGGTGCTGCGACCCGGCGGCGGGCTGGGCGCGTTCATCACCGTCGGCATCGACGCCGAGCTGGCGGCCCGGATGGGCCACCTCCCCGAGGGCAAGGGGGTGCTCGGGCAGCTGATCACCGACTCGCACCCGCTGCGGATCACCGACCTCGGCACCCACCCCGCGTCGGTGGGCATGCCGGCCCACCACCCGCCGATGCGGAGCTTCCTCGGCGTCCCGGTGCTGGTCCGCGGCGAGGTGTTCGGCAACCTCTACATGACCGAGAAGCGCACCCACACGACCGACGAGCGCGAGGGCGCGTTCACCGCCGAGGACGAGGCGGTGCTCACCGCGCTGGCCGGTGCGGCCGGCATCGCCATCGACAACGCCCGCCTCTACGCCGAGGGCGAGGTGCGCCGGCGCTGGCTCACCGCGGTGGCCGACGTGCGCGCCGCCCTGCTCGGCGGGCTCAGCCCCGAGGCGTCCTTCCAGCTGGTGGTCGACCGGGTCGCCGAGCTCACCGACGCCGACGGAACCTGGCTGGTGCGGGCGGCCGACGACGCGGAACGCTTCCGGGTGGAGGCGCAGCGCGGGGCCGAACTGGAGGACCTCACCGGCACCACGCTCGGCGTGGCCGACAGCCCGGTCCTCGCGGCGGTGGCCGGGGCCGACGGGGTGGTCACCCTGGACCTCACCGGGGTCGACTACCGGGGCCCGAACGCGCACGTGGCCTGGGGGCCGTCGCTCGCGGTGCCGCTGCGCGGCGCCGACAGCCAGACCGCCGTGGTGATCGCCTGCCGCCGTGGTGGCCGTGATCCCTTCGACCCGGCCCTGGGCCCGCTGATCAGCTCCTTCGCCGACCAGGTCGCCCTCGCCCTGGACATGGCGGTCCGCCAGCAGGTGGCCCGGCAGCTGGACGTCTACGAGGACCGCGACCGGATCGCGCGGGACCTGCACGACCACGTCATCCAGCGGTTGTTCGCCGCCGGGCTCAGCCTGCAGGCGGCGACCGGCCGGGTCCGGGACGTCGCCGTGCAGCAGCGGCTGCGCGGGGTGATCGACCAGCTGGACGAGACCGTCCGCGACATCCGCACGACCATCTTCGACCTGCACACGACCGACGGCGGGAACCAGCAGGACAGCCTGCGGCGGCGGGTGCTCGACATCGTGACCGCGGGCGCCGGGGACGACCTGCACCCGACCGTGCGGATGTCCGGCGCGGTCGACGCCCTGGTCACCGGGGAGCTGGCGGTCGACGTCGAGGCCGTGGTGCGCGAAGGGGTGAGCAATGCCGCCCGCCACTCCGGAGCGCGGCACGTGACCGTCACCCTCGACGTGGCCGACGACGTGGTGCTGGAGGTGCTCGACGACGGGCGCGGCATCGCCCCCACGGTGGCCCGCAGCGGCCTGCGCAACCTGCAGGAGCGCGCCGGCCGGTGGGGCGGGGACAGCGCCGTCGAGGCGCTGCCGGACGGCGGTACCCGGCTGCGCTGGTGCGCCCCGCTGCCCGTTCCCGGCCGCGGCTGA